The region GTCTGGCTTTAGCGTTACGGAGAATATTAATCGCTGATCGTGAAACTAGGATCACCTCATCCCGCTTCATGTCTCGAACAAAAACGTTGGATGTTTGAAAGCTGCGCTTACCGATTTCAAAGCTATACTCTTCGTTCTTCGTTTTTATGATGAGAGTTGTTTTTTCCTCACCTGCGAAACCATACTCCTCAGCGGATACTTCTGAGAACTTACCGATGGTCTTCAAAGCTCTGAGGGTTTCCAGATCTTCCAGAACGTTTTCAAAAGCCTTGCCAGCTTTATACTCAACAGGGGGCAGGTCTATCCCATCCTGCATCTCAGCTTCTGTCACCCAACGCTGGTCCGCATCAACAATCACTCGTTTCTTAGGGTCCTGATAGGTAATCAGCTCTATTTTACCATCAATGTTGAGCCAAACCTGACCACGATCAACCTTATCCTTTGGTCCAGAAGCCCAATAGGCACCCGCCAAACCAATCAAAAAAAGTACGAAGTAGGGTAATACACGAGAGTTCACAGCCATCACTCCTTTCGACGATTGGCAAAATAACCGAATAACAGCACAAGACAAGGCACCAGATAGATCGAACCATGAAAGACCACTAGATCTCGACTCTTAGAGTGCTGAATTTTGATGTCTTCCTCTGACGCGACTTCTCCCATAATTTCCGCCTGCCCCGCTAGCCACCGCACACTATCCACCACTGCTAGCTGATTGCCAGGATTGAGAATCACTGGATCAGAAAGCATTGTGGCATCTGAAAAAACGAGGACCTTACTCTTTGATGACTCAGCGACCATTGCCACCGGATAGTTTTTACGAATCTCGCCTTTATCGAATTTGGTATTCTTGTTGAGATCAATAAATGTGGTATTGAGAGTTTGAATCACCGGTGACGCCTTCCAATCGTCAGCCATCTTTTCAGCAATTTTCAAGTGTCCTGACTGGAACGTGAGAAGTCCCATTTTATCGTCGTTCTTGGTCAAGCTGCTCATAGCCACATGGGAGGAGAAATTATTGGTGAAAAGAAAGAAGTGATCGATCGCCTTACGAGTGCTACGCACAAATTGCTTGTCATTGGCCAAAAACTGAGGCTCAAATACAATCCCAAAGGAAGCCAGCAGCTCTTCTAGTTGATTGGCTCCATCCAGCCCTTCGATACCTCGATCTTCTCCTGAAAACTCTACATCCAAGAACACCAAGAGACTACCACCACCGGCTAGATATGCCTTAAGAACTTGAATTTCTTGACTGGTAAAGGGCTTTGATGGTCCTGGTATCACCACCAAGTCGGTATCATCAGGAAGCTCCGAAAATCCACCTTGTTCAAGCCCTAAGGTACGAATATTGTAATTGAGCTGTTTTAAGATTTTATGAAAGTTCTTGATCTGTCGTGTGGCAGCCCTTTTGCCTTTCCAGCTCATTTCACCATGACCAGAAGTTACATAAATAGTTTTTTTCGCTTCAGAGATCCCCAAAAAAGCTTTTTGAAATAGCTGATCGAATTTCTTAAGTTTCTTTCGAGCAAAGGATATGTCTTCACCAACATCGATCCGCTGCCTTTTCTTATCCTTGAGAAGAATCACTTGACCATCCCGAGCCACGCGAAACTCCTCCGCTTTTGCTGGATAAAAGTCTTTGCTGTAAAAATTCAGCTCGACATTGTCATTAAGGCCAGCGACCTGCTCAAGATATTCCCGAACAAATGGCTCTACCTCACTGTCTCTGGCAAAAAAAGCTCCGATCTGCACTGGCTCGGTTAGTTCTCCAACCATCTTGACTGTGGACTCTCCTGGCTTTGTTGTTTTGAGGTAGGACCAATCCCAAACCATATCCATCTTATTGGCGGCAAAGTTTATACAAACCAAGGCGGCTAGCAGAAAGCCGATACCGAGCCAAGTTTGAGTTGCCAATACCAAGCGATAAGGCTCAGCACGATCACCTTCGCCACTGGATCGAATACCAATCTCTGCTCCAATTCCTGCAAATAGAGCAACGATCACAGCAGTTAACCAAGATACTAAGAGAACCTTTTGGCTTAAGGTTTCTACAGCACCACGATCACCTAGGCTAGCATCAAAAGCAAAGTAAAGACCGAGACCTAGGATCACAACAGACATCCATAGGCTACTGAGGAGCCAATTCTTAGCCTCCTTTTCGAATCCTTCGTTTTTCTTAGTAATGTATAAGCCTGCGGTCATACCCGTTCCCACTAGCATCAACAAAAGCCCTAGGCCGTCAATCAGCAGCCTGGAATCGTACTGTGAGAAATATCGTTCGACAGCAAAGATAATGACTAATCCCAGAAGGAATAGGCCTAGTCGTAAGTTTTTAAGCTGGTTTATCATCCTTGCAACCTCCTAGACTCCAAGGCTCTGACGGAACATTCCAGAAAGAATAGGATCACACTTACATAATAGACTAGGTCCTTAAAGTGCACGATCCCTTTCGAAAATGGTCTAAACCTGAGATTATGAATGGATATATACGAAAAAATACTAGCAAAAGGCTCGTCCACCCTGCCTGAAACAAGCCAAAGCAGAAGAAAAACCACAGTGATAGAGGCCCCAATTACGGCTGCCAAAA is a window of Pseudobacteriovorax antillogorgiicola DNA encoding:
- a CDS encoding Gldg family protein, with amino-acid sequence MINQLKNLRLGLFLLGLVIIFAVERYFSQYDSRLLIDGLGLLLMLVGTGMTAGLYITKKNEGFEKEAKNWLLSSLWMSVVILGLGLYFAFDASLGDRGAVETLSQKVLLVSWLTAVIVALFAGIGAEIGIRSSGEGDRAEPYRLVLATQTWLGIGFLLAALVCINFAANKMDMVWDWSYLKTTKPGESTVKMVGELTEPVQIGAFFARDSEVEPFVREYLEQVAGLNDNVELNFYSKDFYPAKAEEFRVARDGQVILLKDKKRQRIDVGEDISFARKKLKKFDQLFQKAFLGISEAKKTIYVTSGHGEMSWKGKRAATRQIKNFHKILKQLNYNIRTLGLEQGGFSELPDDTDLVVIPGPSKPFTSQEIQVLKAYLAGGGSLLVFLDVEFSGEDRGIEGLDGANQLEELLASFGIVFEPQFLANDKQFVRSTRKAIDHFFLFTNNFSSHVAMSSLTKNDDKMGLLTFQSGHLKIAEKMADDWKASPVIQTLNTTFIDLNKNTKFDKGEIRKNYPVAMVAESSKSKVLVFSDATMLSDPVILNPGNQLAVVDSVRWLAGQAEIMGEVASEEDIKIQHSKSRDLVVFHGSIYLVPCLVLLFGYFANRRKE
- a CDS encoding DUF4340 domain-containing protein is translated as MNSRVLPYFVLFLIGLAGAYWASGPKDKVDRGQVWLNIDGKIELITYQDPKKRVIVDADQRWVTEAEMQDGIDLPPVEYKAGKAFENVLEDLETLRALKTIGKFSEVSAEEYGFAGEEKTTLIIKTKNEEYSFEIGKRSFQTSNVFVRDMKRDEVILVSRSAINILRNAKARLYERKPYNFDLNDDVVAVQISRGDKSLELVKEGRSEKGKVVWKRSDKDDKADSEASWLEKVLKLQVKKYATPVERQNLDKADALVTIGFKGQKNDVESMSILKLNPGGDELEQFWLKSNYVKTYVLVDSNRAKTLVQDLSNFLM